In a single window of the Candidatus Sulfotelmatobacter sp. genome:
- the trxA gene encoding thioredoxin, with amino-acid sequence MANTVAVTEGNFHQEVLESPVPVLVDFWAAWCGPCRMIAPALEEIARDHAGKLKVVKLDVDENPDISERYMVQSIPTLILFKGGQMVERVIGALPKPMLISRISPHL; translated from the coding sequence ATGGCTAATACCGTTGCGGTCACCGAGGGCAATTTCCACCAAGAAGTGCTGGAATCGCCGGTTCCGGTGCTGGTGGATTTCTGGGCCGCCTGGTGCGGCCCGTGCCGCATGATCGCCCCGGCTCTCGAAGAGATCGCACGCGACCACGCTGGAAAGCTCAAAGTCGTGAAGCTCGACGTGGACGAGAACCCGGACATCTCGGAGCGGTACATGGTCCAGAGCATTCCGACTCTGATCCTGTTCAAGGGCGGGCAGATGGTGGAGCGCGTGATCGGCGCGCTACCGAAGCCCATGCTGATTTCGCGGATTTCGCCGCACCTGTAA